The following are from one region of the Sandaracinus amylolyticus genome:
- a CDS encoding DUF1517 domain-containing protein, with protein MSPPRSALRSFLLTLFFAFVIAIAGPAQVAAQGTGGSFGGGDWSGGGSGGGGGGGGGGSDWGGGGGSYGGGSYGGGGYGGSYGGGGYGGSYGGGGGGMGCGGACCLLMFIGLFVTIAIINQRRRGGGGGAPFMGAPPMGMPGGGGMGYSGPNAMYLSQIQLGLDWRARAQLQQHLMQLAQTGDTRSPSGLAQLLSETVLALRRHEISWLYAATKDGGGMQPQQAQGAFQQWANEARSRFQHELVRGHQGQMQQQQGPEMKAHAHEGQGTVVVTIILATRRPVQGFMVPDANQIRNALSDRGAILPNQMVALEVIWSPAAENDRMSTSELEQNYPELKLIDPNSIAGRVFCAYCSGPFPMELLNCPHCGAPAEASKGRREPPR; from the coding sequence ATGTCGCCTCCGCGATCCGCGCTGCGCTCGTTCCTGCTCACGCTGTTCTTCGCGTTCGTGATCGCGATCGCCGGTCCGGCGCAGGTCGCCGCGCAGGGCACGGGCGGCAGCTTCGGCGGCGGCGACTGGAGCGGCGGCGGGAGCGGTGGTGGCGGCGGCGGCGGCGGAGGCGGCTCCGACTGGGGCGGCGGCGGCGGCAGCTACGGCGGCGGCAGCTACGGGGGTGGCGGCTACGGCGGGAGCTACGGAGGCGGCGGCTACGGCGGGAGCTATGGCGGTGGTGGCGGCGGGATGGGCTGCGGCGGCGCGTGCTGCCTGCTGATGTTCATCGGCCTCTTCGTCACCATCGCGATCATCAACCAGCGTCGCCGAGGCGGCGGCGGTGGCGCGCCGTTCATGGGCGCGCCTCCGATGGGCATGCCCGGCGGCGGCGGGATGGGCTACTCGGGCCCGAACGCGATGTACCTCTCGCAGATCCAGCTCGGCCTCGACTGGCGCGCCCGCGCGCAGCTGCAGCAGCACCTCATGCAGCTCGCGCAGACCGGCGACACGCGCAGCCCGAGCGGCCTCGCGCAGCTGCTCTCCGAGACCGTGCTCGCGCTTCGCCGTCACGAGATCAGCTGGCTCTACGCCGCGACGAAGGACGGCGGCGGCATGCAGCCGCAGCAGGCCCAGGGCGCGTTCCAGCAGTGGGCGAACGAAGCGCGGTCGCGCTTCCAGCACGAGCTCGTCCGCGGCCACCAGGGCCAGATGCAGCAGCAGCAGGGCCCCGAGATGAAGGCCCACGCCCACGAGGGCCAGGGCACCGTCGTGGTCACGATCATCCTCGCGACGCGCCGTCCGGTGCAGGGCTTCATGGTCCCCGACGCGAACCAGATCCGGAACGCGCTCAGCGATCGCGGCGCGATCCTCCCGAACCAGATGGTCGCGCTCGAGGTGATCTGGTCGCCCGCCGCCGAGAACGATCGGATGAGCACCTCGGAGCTCGAGCAGAACTACCCCGAGCTCAAGCTGATCGATCCGAACAGCATCGCGGGTCGCGTCTTCTGCGCGTACTGCAGCGGCCCCTTCCCGATGGAGCTGCTCAACTGCCCGCACTGCGGCGCGCCCGCCGAGGCGAGCAAGGGACGTCGCGAGCCCCCGCGCTGA
- a CDS encoding DNA-methyltransferase, translating to MRRIVHGESLAALATLPDACARLVYIDPPFNTGRVQSRRRLRVTRDEEGERIGFQGARYRVEKLDEVARYDDKRGDDYVPWLMTRIEASLRCLSADGSIFVHVDPRESHYVKVALDGLLGRASFVNEIVWAYDYGARTKKRWPAKHDVLLWYARDPKRYVFDHDAIDRVPYMAPKLVGPEKAARGKTPTDVWWNTIVPTNGREKTGYPTQKPLAILERIVRVHSAPGDVVLDFFAGSGTTGEAAAKHDRGFVLIDSSRDAVRVMKTRLAAWEPEMVRVRSRVF from the coding sequence CTGCGACGCATCGTGCATGGCGAGAGCCTCGCGGCGCTCGCGACGTTGCCCGATGCGTGCGCGCGGCTCGTGTACATCGATCCACCGTTCAACACGGGCCGCGTGCAGTCGCGACGAAGGCTGCGCGTCACGCGCGACGAAGAGGGCGAGCGCATCGGCTTCCAGGGCGCGCGCTACCGCGTGGAGAAGCTCGACGAGGTCGCGCGCTACGACGACAAGCGCGGCGACGACTACGTGCCGTGGCTGATGACGCGCATCGAAGCCTCGCTGCGCTGCCTGAGCGCGGACGGATCGATCTTCGTGCACGTCGACCCGCGCGAGTCGCACTACGTGAAGGTCGCGCTCGACGGACTGCTCGGTCGCGCGTCGTTCGTGAACGAGATCGTCTGGGCCTACGACTACGGCGCGCGCACCAAGAAGCGCTGGCCCGCGAAGCACGACGTGCTGCTCTGGTACGCGCGCGATCCCAAGCGCTACGTGTTCGATCACGATGCGATCGATCGCGTTCCGTACATGGCGCCGAAGCTCGTCGGGCCCGAGAAGGCGGCGCGCGGAAAGACGCCGACCGACGTGTGGTGGAACACGATCGTGCCCACCAACGGGCGCGAGAAGACGGGCTATCCCACCCAGAAACCGCTCGCGATCCTCGAGCGCATCGTGCGCGTGCACAGCGCGCCGGGCGACGTGGTGCTCGACTTCTTCGCGGGCAGCGGGACGACCGGCGAGGCGGCTGCGAAGCACGATCGCGGGTTCGTGCTGATCGACTCGAGCCGCGACGCGGTGCGCGTGATGAAGACGCGGCTCGCGGCGTGGGAGCCCGAGATGGTGCGCGTGCGATCGCGCGTTTTTTGA
- a CDS encoding IgGFc-binding protein: MVFVRSLTAACAAVAIVSLSSCTQGTGRPDRPDGGENPIIDGGFVCLSATSEACLGDVHYSCEADGEFLRPVVENCADEGKTCADGLWCVTCRPNSGGCDEQGNAVVCNDDGSGWEVIDECDIEHGEVCDLGSCRNLCEVALTRRSYLGCEFFATDLDNAALGAGRDASAQQYAVVVSNPGNYPADVVVEIDTGAFGGETVPVIVAEQRVLPGDLEVFELPRRELDGSSSMTPCAADAECQSATEACWCSGGSPVGTPGATDCRCRNAAGANGLNDGTHSALTAHAYRVRSSLPIVAYQFNPLDNVGVFSNDASLLLPTSGIGERYTVVGWPQTIADSTDPDEDFDPSRTDEDLRAFLTIVGTQPDTQVSITLGAEVRNVVGLPGEENYGPGDVIELELGAFDVINLETQGFNADFTGTQVVASPEHPVAVFVGTEASDAPRYETLLNRQCCGDHVEEQLFANDALGRHFFIGLTPRRSRALSAALIDGSSVGDFAEPESVRIVAVAEGVTMIETTIDDGFGGFLAYELEQNQSLVIETTQDFEIRSSQAIAVLQVQSSQESIGIDSRYPGGDPSIVGVPPVDQFRRDYVFLTPDLYAFDFVTIVAPASAQILLDERPLTEFECEAAAADGIERMMTDPPPEWFVYRCQLSFPDVIGPPNVEVEDGVQNDGYHTLRATEEVSLIVSGFDAYVSYGYAGGADLESID; the protein is encoded by the coding sequence CCTCCGAGGCGTGCCTCGGTGACGTCCACTACTCGTGCGAGGCCGACGGCGAGTTCTTGCGCCCGGTGGTCGAGAACTGCGCCGACGAGGGCAAGACGTGCGCGGACGGCCTGTGGTGCGTGACGTGCCGCCCGAACAGCGGCGGGTGCGACGAGCAGGGCAACGCGGTCGTGTGCAACGACGACGGCAGCGGCTGGGAGGTCATCGACGAGTGCGACATCGAGCACGGCGAGGTCTGTGATCTCGGCTCGTGTCGCAACCTCTGCGAGGTCGCGCTCACGCGGCGCAGCTACCTCGGCTGCGAGTTCTTCGCGACCGATCTCGACAACGCGGCGCTCGGCGCGGGACGCGACGCGTCTGCGCAGCAGTACGCGGTGGTCGTGTCGAACCCCGGCAACTACCCGGCCGACGTGGTCGTCGAGATCGACACCGGCGCGTTCGGCGGCGAGACCGTCCCGGTGATCGTCGCCGAGCAGCGCGTGCTGCCGGGCGATCTCGAGGTGTTCGAGCTGCCGCGGCGCGAGCTCGACGGATCGAGCTCGATGACGCCGTGCGCCGCGGACGCGGAGTGCCAGTCGGCGACCGAGGCGTGCTGGTGCTCGGGCGGGAGCCCGGTGGGCACTCCGGGCGCGACCGACTGCCGCTGCCGCAACGCCGCCGGTGCGAACGGCTTGAACGACGGGACGCACTCCGCGCTCACCGCGCACGCGTACCGCGTGCGCTCGTCGCTCCCGATCGTCGCGTACCAGTTCAACCCGCTCGACAACGTCGGCGTCTTCTCGAACGACGCGTCGCTGCTGCTGCCCACTTCGGGCATCGGCGAGCGTTACACGGTCGTCGGCTGGCCTCAGACGATCGCGGACTCGACCGATCCCGACGAGGACTTCGATCCGAGCCGCACCGACGAGGATCTGCGCGCGTTCCTGACGATCGTGGGCACGCAGCCCGACACCCAGGTCTCGATCACGCTCGGTGCCGAGGTGCGCAACGTCGTCGGGCTCCCCGGCGAGGAGAACTACGGCCCCGGCGACGTGATCGAGCTCGAGCTCGGCGCGTTCGACGTGATCAACCTGGAGACCCAGGGCTTCAACGCGGACTTCACGGGCACGCAAGTCGTCGCGAGCCCGGAGCATCCCGTCGCGGTGTTCGTCGGGACCGAGGCGAGCGATGCGCCGCGCTACGAGACGCTGCTCAATCGCCAGTGCTGCGGTGACCACGTCGAGGAGCAGCTCTTCGCGAACGACGCGCTGGGCAGGCACTTCTTCATCGGGCTCACGCCGCGTCGCTCGCGCGCGCTGAGCGCGGCGCTGATCGACGGCAGCTCGGTCGGCGACTTCGCGGAGCCGGAGTCGGTGCGCATCGTCGCGGTCGCCGAGGGCGTCACGATGATCGAGACGACGATCGACGACGGCTTCGGGGGCTTCCTCGCGTACGAGCTCGAGCAGAACCAGAGCCTCGTGATCGAGACGACGCAGGACTTCGAGATCCGCTCGTCGCAGGCGATCGCGGTGCTGCAGGTGCAGTCGAGCCAGGAGTCGATCGGCATCGACTCGCGTTATCCGGGCGGCGATCCGTCGATCGTCGGCGTGCCGCCGGTCGATCAATTCCGGCGCGACTACGTGTTCCTCACGCCCGATCTCTACGCGTTCGACTTCGTCACGATCGTCGCGCCCGCGAGCGCGCAGATCCTCCTCGACGAGCGCCCGCTCACCGAGTTCGAGTGCGAGGCGGCGGCGGCCGACGGAATCGAGCGGATGATGACGGACCCGCCGCCCGAGTGGTTCGTCTATCGCTGCCAGCTCTCGTTCCCCGACGTGATAGGCCCGCCGAACGTCGAGGTCGAGGACGGCGTGCAGAACGACGGCTATCACACGCTGCGCGCGACCGAAGAAGTCAGCCTGATCGTGTCCGGCTTCGACGCGTACGTGAGCTACGGCTACGCGGGCGGCGCGGACCTCGAGTCGATCGACTGA
- a CDS encoding LysR family transcriptional regulator has translation MSNAAMSPDALTPAALRYFVSIAELGSLTAASRALRISQPSLTVALRKLEEELGTTLFVRTSRGVRTTSSGDALLRHARQVMRSLADARTEIEGLEKEPRGRFTLGCHESLGAYFLPGLMAPFLARHPGIELALWNGNSRDVQRAVLDRVVDVGIVVNPEPHPEHVVQTLFEDRVELVVASSLRRSARREPHALLCSHPLLYVPELRQVQWLLVALEKRDLRASRPLPCSSMELVKSLVLDGTGVGILPRRVASHGVAGGRLVALDDALPAYEDSIAVVRRADAHVTSAMRLLLDALVAHGRGMRAAASVSR, from the coding sequence ATGTCGAATGCGGCGATGTCGCCCGACGCGCTGACGCCGGCTGCGCTGCGCTACTTCGTGTCCATCGCGGAGCTCGGCAGCCTCACCGCCGCGTCGCGCGCGCTCCGCATCAGCCAGCCCTCGCTCACCGTCGCGCTGCGCAAGCTCGAGGAGGAGCTCGGCACGACGCTCTTCGTCCGCACCAGCCGCGGCGTGCGCACCACGTCGAGCGGCGATGCGCTGCTGCGCCATGCGCGTCAGGTGATGCGCTCGCTCGCCGATGCGCGCACCGAGATCGAGGGGCTCGAGAAGGAGCCGCGCGGGCGCTTCACGCTCGGATGTCACGAGAGCCTCGGCGCGTACTTCCTGCCCGGGCTCATGGCGCCGTTCCTCGCGCGTCATCCGGGGATCGAGCTCGCGCTCTGGAACGGCAACTCGCGCGACGTGCAGCGCGCGGTGCTCGATCGTGTGGTCGACGTCGGCATCGTGGTGAACCCCGAGCCGCATCCCGAGCACGTCGTGCAGACGCTCTTCGAGGATCGCGTCGAGCTCGTCGTCGCGTCGTCGCTGCGGCGCAGCGCACGTCGCGAGCCCCACGCGCTCTTGTGCTCGCACCCGCTGCTCTACGTGCCCGAGCTGCGGCAGGTGCAGTGGCTGCTCGTCGCGCTCGAGAAGCGCGACCTGCGAGCCTCGCGCCCGCTGCCGTGCTCGAGCATGGAGCTCGTGAAGAGCCTGGTGCTCGACGGCACCGGCGTCGGCATCCTGCCGCGTCGCGTCGCGAGCCATGGCGTCGCCGGAGGACGCCTCGTCGCGCTCGACGATGCGCTGCCGGCCTACGAGGACTCGATCGCGGTGGTGCGCCGCGCCGACGCGCACGTGACGAGCGCGATGCGCCTGCTCCTCGACGCGCTGGTCGCGCACGGGCGGGGGATGCGCGCCGCCGCGAGCGTATCGCGATAG
- a CDS encoding PEGA domain-containing protein translates to MAIALAPALLAPAIVSAQQAAPSAEQRQRARELYGEGQTHFEAGRFAEALAAFEGAYREVPNPVVLLGVASAQERLGNPLDASRTLRRYLRERPDAPDRATIEQRIAQMDPTGVTASEEPATPAETGTIRVVCTPAGAAIALDGADTGRTAPADLEVPAGEHTVTLTLGGYLPISETVTVTPGGMNELALTLVAASAEGEGLQGEGDAFGEAGAEEAPAEGEGEGAAEAPPPTDTGPSAGVWVTTAIAGVGLVTGTIFGFLALSEQSDFDAMPTADAADRGETFALIADLSFGVAIAAGVTAIVLYAVDRPQPQSEVPPTARRDEGPRFTLAPWASPTAGGAAARIEF, encoded by the coding sequence ATGGCGATCGCGCTCGCTCCAGCGCTGCTCGCGCCCGCGATCGTGTCCGCGCAGCAGGCGGCGCCGAGCGCCGAGCAGCGCCAGCGCGCGCGTGAGCTCTACGGAGAAGGCCAGACGCACTTCGAGGCCGGCCGTTTCGCCGAGGCGCTGGCGGCGTTCGAGGGCGCGTACCGAGAGGTGCCGAACCCCGTGGTGCTCCTCGGTGTCGCGTCGGCGCAGGAGCGCCTCGGGAATCCGCTCGACGCGTCGCGCACGCTGCGTCGTTATCTGCGCGAGCGGCCCGACGCGCCGGATCGCGCGACGATCGAGCAGCGCATCGCGCAGATGGATCCGACCGGCGTGACCGCGTCCGAGGAGCCCGCGACGCCCGCCGAGACCGGCACCATCCGCGTGGTCTGCACGCCCGCCGGCGCCGCGATCGCGCTCGACGGCGCCGACACCGGGCGCACTGCACCGGCGGACCTCGAGGTGCCCGCCGGCGAGCACACCGTCACGCTCACGCTCGGCGGCTACCTGCCGATCAGCGAGACCGTGACGGTCACGCCCGGCGGCATGAACGAGCTCGCGCTCACACTGGTCGCGGCGAGCGCGGAAGGCGAGGGCCTGCAGGGCGAGGGTGACGCGTTCGGCGAGGCCGGCGCGGAGGAAGCGCCCGCCGAGGGCGAAGGGGAGGGCGCGGCCGAAGCGCCTCCGCCGACCGACACCGGCCCGAGCGCGGGCGTGTGGGTCACCACCGCGATCGCCGGCGTCGGGCTCGTGACCGGGACGATCTTCGGGTTCCTCGCGCTCTCCGAGCAGAGCGACTTCGACGCGATGCCCACGGCCGATGCGGCCGATCGCGGCGAGACCTTCGCGCTGATCGCGGACCTCTCGTTCGGCGTCGCGATCGCGGCGGGCGTCACGGCGATCGTGCTGTACGCCGTCGATCGCCCGCAGCCGCAGAGCGAGGTCCCGCCGACCGCGCGTCGCGACGAGGGACCTCGCTTCACGCTCGCGCCGTGGGCCTCGCCGACGGCAGGCGGCGCCGCGGCGCGCATCGAGTTCTGA
- a CDS encoding RCC1 domain-containing protein: MVRLVLVALCVCLCAACGSPLQCGELEYDADEHQCVCPAGRHAIDGACVALVGDGGIVGDAGDGSAPTDASSAQELGDTGVDGSVSLCPEGWADCDSSDDNGCETQLDTLAHCGGCGDACGWACEHGVCNDAIAIAAGGLHSCALREAGDVVCWGDNEYGQLGDGTTLDSLVPVRVAGLQNAVAISSSRGSHTCALLESGQVLCWGANNSGQLGNGETSTAQPTPVPVLSPGAAFVGVSAGSNSTCAWRSSGEALCWGYNGSGQIGDGTEERRVVPTPVEGIDDAIAMRVGGGHACAIRSGRTLECWGSNAHGQLGDGTDGAGVPDRADSASPTAVANLGPSVYSIGAGLWNTCAVLAAGGLRCWGRNSEGQVGDGTTTLRNAPTTVRGLESGVLGVDGGTFHACALISTGAVECWGRNNEGELGDGTSVDRSAPGPVALRGAAIALATGVAHSCVVTAEGAVECWGRNLAGNLGDGTTLSRTTPVAVLPPAVSSE; this comes from the coding sequence ATGGTTCGTCTCGTGTTGGTTGCGCTCTGCGTGTGTCTGTGCGCGGCCTGTGGGTCACCGCTGCAGTGCGGCGAGCTCGAATACGACGCGGACGAGCACCAGTGCGTCTGTCCTGCGGGCCGCCACGCGATTGACGGTGCCTGCGTTGCGCTCGTCGGAGACGGCGGGATCGTCGGGGATGCCGGGGATGGCAGCGCACCGACGGACGCCTCGAGCGCCCAGGAGCTTGGAGACACCGGTGTCGATGGTTCGGTGAGTCTGTGCCCGGAGGGATGGGCCGACTGCGACTCGAGCGACGACAACGGCTGCGAAACGCAGCTGGACACTCTCGCGCACTGCGGAGGCTGTGGCGACGCGTGCGGCTGGGCATGTGAACACGGCGTCTGCAACGATGCGATCGCCATCGCCGCGGGCGGCCTCCACTCGTGTGCACTGCGCGAAGCCGGTGACGTCGTGTGTTGGGGGGATAACGAGTACGGTCAACTCGGAGACGGAACGACTCTCGACAGCCTCGTTCCGGTGCGCGTCGCCGGACTTCAGAACGCGGTGGCGATCTCGTCCTCGCGGGGCAGCCACACCTGTGCGCTGCTCGAGTCTGGGCAGGTGCTTTGTTGGGGGGCCAATAACTCCGGACAGCTCGGAAATGGCGAAACATCCACCGCACAACCGACCCCGGTGCCGGTGCTCTCGCCTGGAGCAGCATTCGTCGGGGTCTCGGCAGGCAGCAACAGCACGTGCGCGTGGCGTTCGAGCGGCGAGGCGCTCTGTTGGGGTTACAACGGCTCCGGTCAGATCGGCGACGGGACCGAGGAGCGGCGCGTCGTACCGACTCCAGTCGAGGGGATCGATGACGCCATCGCGATGCGCGTCGGTGGCGGACATGCGTGCGCGATTCGATCCGGACGAACGCTCGAGTGCTGGGGCAGCAACGCACACGGTCAGCTCGGCGACGGGACGGACGGCGCCGGGGTCCCCGACCGCGCAGACAGCGCGTCACCCACTGCTGTCGCCAATCTCGGACCGAGCGTCTACTCGATCGGTGCTGGTCTCTGGAACACGTGCGCGGTTTTGGCCGCGGGCGGACTCCGCTGCTGGGGGCGCAATTCCGAGGGCCAGGTTGGCGACGGGACGACGACCCTGCGGAACGCGCCGACGACCGTACGCGGACTCGAGAGCGGCGTGCTCGGCGTGGACGGCGGCACGTTCCACGCGTGTGCGCTCATCTCCACGGGCGCGGTCGAGTGTTGGGGCCGAAACAACGAGGGCGAGCTAGGGGACGGCACATCGGTCGATAGGTCCGCGCCCGGGCCAGTCGCTTTGCGGGGCGCGGCCATCGCTCTCGCAACCGGAGTCGCTCACTCGTGTGTCGTGACCGCCGAGGGAGCCGTTGAGTGCTGGGGTCGAAATCTCGCTGGGAATCTCGGCGACGGAACGACGCTGAGCCGCACGACGCCCGTCGCTGTGCTTCCCCCCGCGGTCAGCAGTGAATGA